Within Limanda limanda chromosome 17, fLimLim1.1, whole genome shotgun sequence, the genomic segment AGTCTGTATGGAAGAAGCCTTTTGTGTGAGTAAACATTGAAACAGTTTCTTCTTTGTTTCACAGTCATCGTGTGTCTGATCGAAGAAGTCTCTGTTTTACAGTAAATTCAGAGACTCCCTCATTCACTTCaacattaatgttgtttttattttttgaagctTTTATTTCTTAGCGTGTCTGATCTCCTGCTTCGTCTGAGGCTCCGTCTGAAGATGTcgatttttatattctatttttttaatgttcctcTTGTGGAATTTGTATCGTCAAACTTTAATTTTCGAGAATGTCGTAAAAGAGACTGAAGTtgcttgtttttgtgattttatacatttatttttttcaaaagttGTATTAAATTCTGAAGAGTTAAAAATGGATTTGTCAGTTTACTTTGTTCTCAGATGTTTTCagatgtgtggggggggggggagcagtgCTGTCAACTGACTCAGTTCAGTTAGTTAAAGCTGGTTCAGACTTTTGAACGTTAAGACATAAAATCACCTGTAAACATccaaatgatttttttaaagcttGAACTTTTCTTTTAAGAGACAACAGAGGTTTTCAGAGACTTGGTCCAAATCCACGTTTCTCATTCTGCCTCCGAGTTTAGTGGAAATCAGATCAGTGGATTTCATGTAAACAGACATGAGTGCAGACAGAGCTTCAGATTCACTGCAGTTTTATTTCAAGCTTTGACTTCAAGTTGTTCGTCAGTGTCCAATCAGACGATCCCCCTGCTGCAGCTCGGGGGGGCGTGAGGACGTGAATCACTGAATCacacagtatttaaaaaaagatttgatcATCTTCAGGATTCAGAATTTGACACAAAAGATTATTTGATTGTTATtttactgatttaaaaaaaggtacaaACAGGTGCAGAACCATGACATTCTGTAACGAGAGGCTTTACAGAATCATGTTTAGTGCAGCTTAAACACTTTCATCTCAACACATCTCATAAACGACTGTCAATTCAAACATTTAAGGAGACATATCATGTTTCTTCACTGTtcttcagacagaggctgaacagtGGAGCAAGGAAACATTTGACAGTAATGACATTAATTATTATGATCAACCTGAAGATGAacagaatatgtctcctttaaagttTCTGGAAGATCATCgtcatttatctgtttgttgAGAGTCGAGTTCTCAAAGGAAACGAACACAAACTGCTCGAGTCCCAGATTCCTTCATTACATTCATGTGTCAGTCACTTCTTCACAGGTCACAGATCAGGATGGAGGTTTCTACAAGAAGAGCTGGAGACtcggggagaggaggaggaggtggaggaggaagtgggtgGTGGCCCCGCtgctggtggtggggggggcggtggagTTGGCTGCTGTGGtgttggagctgctggaggccgGAGACAACAGCTTCCCCAAGTTCTTAGAGAGGAAAGTCTGGAACTTGTTCAGTTTGGGGAAGACGGTCACAGGGTCTGcccgggtggtggtggtggaggtttcAGCTGAAAGCACCGACGCCTGGAACCAGGAGCCATCCTGCTTACACATCAGAGGCCCCCCCGAGGCGCCCTGAgcacacagcagagacacaaacatcacatCCAACCAGCTGCCAGGAAAAGATCCATCAGATGTAAAGTCAAACTGAAGCTAAAGCCAGGACATCGTCAGCTGATGGTCGACACccacattaataataaaacaatgataataataatctcaTTATTAACCTGCTCCAGTGTCAAACTTCCTGTACAGAAGCTGTCGGTGCTGGAGGCGTTGCCGCAGTCAGACACCAACGTCTGGACCTCCTGCAGAACTTGTTCCTCTGAAGTGGAAGAATGAGAACATGTGAGTCACACGTCATGACGTCAGATGTGTGACAGCGTGAGAGGAACTCACCTCCTCCTCGGTCGGAGCTCCATCCGGAGGCCCAGCAGGTGGAGCCCACACTGAAGCTCCGCCCAGTGTCCAGGCAGAGCGGCTGGATGTAGTCGCTTAGCGCCGGGCGGGATTCCAGACTCAGCAGCGCCACGTTGGAGCCGGTCAGGTTGCTCAGCGTGATGTTCCTCACGCTCAGCGTCACCTCAAAGGGATTCGATCCGTTTTGCTTCAGACGACCCAGGACCACGGTCCACTCGGACACTGTGggggagctgggggggggggagagggaacCACATGAGGCCTGAGGAGATCTCCACTCTTTAAACACCTGATGTGCTTCCAGCCCACAGACTCgtcttcctctcactgtccaGAGACGAAGCTCAACAGACCTGTGCTCTCCTGGAGTCTCACCTGGAGAAGCAGTTGGCCTGACTCAGCACAGCGTCCACGGCCACCAGTGCCCCCCCGCACACGTGTCTCCCGTTCTGCTGCAGACTCACCATCCACGGCCACACGCCAGCCGTCACCACGGAGCTCCCCCCCGGGATCCGGGTGTTCAGGGGCGCTCGGCCGCAGACCACCGCTGGAGAGAAAAGGCGGAAGAAGACAGGTCAGCCAGTTGACCTCGTTCAAATAGAACCAGTGAACACGTCTCATTTAAAGGTTAAAAACCAGTTGATACAGAGACTCACGTTGGGCTGTGGTGGTCGggggagtggtggtggtggtggtggtggtgggaggcaagacggtggtggtggtgggaggcaggactgtggtggtggtggtggtgttagATAGGATGGTGGTGGTAGTGGGAGGCAGgactgtggtggtggtggtgttagATAggacggtggtggtggtgttagGGAGGACATCGATGGGAAGCAGGACATCGATGGGAAGCAGGTCATCGGTGGTGTTGGTGTTAGGGGGGACCTCAGTGGGAGGCAGGATCACGGTGGGAGGCACTGGGACACCAGTACAGGTGACGCTCAGGTCGCTGTCAGTCCCACTGGAGGAGAAGGTGACGTAGCCTGGCCGGTTTGTGGTGATGTGGCTGTTGATCCAGGCCTGATAGCGGGACACTCGGGTGTAGACTCCTGGGAATTTAGGCAACGCACAACCGTTTCCAAAACTCACCACGCCCTCCAGGACCCAGCGGCTGTTCTGCTTGCTCACCATCGGGCCGCCGGAGTCTCCCTGTGGGGACAGGAAGcgtcaggagacaggaagctcttcacaggaagtgaagacacaaaCAGGCGGTGAGATGATCACCTGACACGAGTCCTTCCCTCCGTCTCGTAACCCGGCGCAGATCATGTTGTCTGTGATCCTTCCCACGCCGTAGTCACAGTTACACTGTCGGTTCCCCACCACCggcacctccacctccatcaggTTCTGAGGGGAAGGAAGCGGAACT encodes:
- the LOC133022962 gene encoding transmembrane protease serine 9-like; translated protein: MSAAHCFTSSSTTNLVMYLGRQRQEGPNPNEVSSTVSTIINHPDYNSRPHDNDISLLKLSSPVTFTNYILPVCLAAPDSVFHSGTGSWVTGWGNIGQGVPLPSPQNLMEVEVPVVGNRQCNCDYGVGRITDNMICAGLRDGGKDSCQGDSGGPMVSKQNSRWVLEGVVSFGNGCALPKFPGVYTRVSRYQAWINSHITTNRPGYVTFSSSGTDSDLSVTCTGVPVLPPTTTTTTTTPPTTTAQPVVCGRAPLNTRIPGGSSVVTAGVWPWMVSLQQNGRHVCGGALVAVDAVLSQANCFSSSPTVSEWTVVLGRLKQNGSNPFEVTLSVRNITLSNLTGSNVALLSLESRPALSDYIQPLCLDTGRSFSVGSTCWASGWSSDRGGEEQVLQEVQTLVSDCGNASSTDSFCTGSLTLEQGASGGPLMCKQDGSWFQASVLSAETSTTTTRADPVTVFPKLNKFQTFLSKNLGKLLSPASSSSNTTAANSTAPPTTSSGATTHFLLHLLLLSPSLQLFL